Proteins encoded together in one Gemmatimonadota bacterium DH-78 window:
- a CDS encoding DUF192 domain-containing protein, with the protein MPSARLLGLFAALLPMAAPAQEVQYARVIFGADTVVAEVASTPEQRERGLMFREELPDGTGMLFVFEEAEIRGFWMRNTLIDLDIAMFDEDRVMIDLHQREAEDREVWDSSAPFAYALEVRRGWFEERGIGLGDVAEILFDDPPQPAPDSTRTSASMSPSSL; encoded by the coding sequence ATGCCTTCAGCGCGACTCCTCGGCCTCTTCGCGGCGCTCCTTCCCATGGCGGCGCCCGCTCAGGAGGTGCAGTACGCGCGCGTCATCTTCGGCGCCGACACGGTGGTGGCCGAGGTGGCCTCCACCCCGGAGCAGCGCGAGCGTGGACTCATGTTCCGCGAGGAGCTCCCCGACGGCACCGGCATGCTCTTCGTGTTCGAAGAGGCCGAGATCCGCGGCTTCTGGATGCGCAACACGCTCATCGATCTCGACATCGCGATGTTCGACGAAGACCGCGTGATGATCGACCTGCACCAGCGCGAGGCGGAAGACCGCGAGGTGTGGGACAGCAGCGCCCCCTTCGCCTACGCGCTCGAGGTGCGGCGAGGGTGGTTCGAGGAGCGCGGCATCGGGCTCGGCGACGTGGCCGAGATCCTCTTCGACGATCCGCCTCAGCCC
- the ctaD gene encoding cytochrome c oxidase subunit I, producing the protein MSVATESAATTHDAHHGEPTGLWSWITTVDHKRIGIMYFLTSIFFLLVGGLEALLIRIQLFKPENDFISAELYNQLFTMHGTTMIFLVAMPMAVAFFNYVVPLQIGARDVAFPRLNALSYWIYLFGGLYLNASWFVGQAPNTSWVGYANLTSTQFSPGLNVDFWVLGLSILGVSSIMGGVNFITTIINLRAPGMKLMRMPLFTWMTFVTSFLLITALPVIAVALIMLAFDRFFSANFFNVAAGADPVLWQHLFWIFGHPEVYILVLPAFGVISDVIPAFSRKPLFGYPVVVYAGVLIGFIGWGVWSHHMFTSGMGPIADSFFVATTMIIAIPTGVKIFNWMATMWGGAIRFTTAMNFAVGLVALFTVGGLSGVMHASAPVDLQQHDSYFVVAHFHYVIVGGILLGMFSGLYYWFPKVTGRYLSEKAGAWHFWTTMIGFNLTFFPMHFSGMFGMPRRTWTYQSELGVQLYNQMSTVGGFILGISTLIMLYNVLKSAKSGAPAGSNAWGAPSLEWSIPSPPHHYNFPALPEVRSREPMWHDDERAAIEAVTLAHPAKEPEMPGPSFWPIVVASGVTATWALVMTGVWWVPLIGLAYTTFGVFMWAFEDPFKHLESSH; encoded by the coding sequence ATGTCCGTAGCCACCGAATCCGCCGCAACCACCCACGACGCTCACCACGGTGAGCCGACGGGGCTGTGGAGCTGGATCACCACTGTCGATCACAAGCGGATCGGCATCATGTACTTCCTCACCTCGATCTTCTTCCTGCTCGTGGGAGGACTCGAGGCGCTGCTGATCCGCATCCAGCTCTTCAAGCCCGAGAACGATTTCATCTCGGCCGAGCTCTACAACCAGCTGTTCACGATGCACGGCACCACCATGATCTTCCTGGTGGCGATGCCGATGGCCGTGGCCTTCTTCAACTACGTGGTGCCGCTGCAGATCGGCGCCCGTGACGTGGCCTTTCCCCGGCTGAACGCGCTCTCCTACTGGATCTACCTGTTCGGAGGGCTCTACCTCAACGCGTCGTGGTTCGTGGGCCAGGCCCCGAACACCAGCTGGGTCGGATACGCCAACCTCACCTCCACCCAGTTCTCGCCCGGACTGAACGTCGACTTCTGGGTGCTCGGGCTGTCGATCCTGGGTGTGAGCTCGATCATGGGTGGTGTGAACTTCATCACCACGATCATCAACCTGCGTGCGCCGGGCATGAAGCTCATGCGCATGCCGCTGTTCACCTGGATGACCTTCGTGACGAGCTTCCTGCTCATCACGGCGCTCCCGGTGATCGCGGTGGCGCTGATCATGCTGGCGTTCGATCGCTTCTTCTCGGCCAACTTCTTCAACGTGGCCGCCGGCGCGGACCCGGTGCTCTGGCAGCACCTCTTCTGGATCTTCGGTCACCCCGAGGTCTACATCCTGGTGCTGCCGGCCTTCGGTGTGATCAGCGACGTGATCCCGGCCTTCAGCCGCAAGCCGCTCTTCGGCTACCCGGTGGTGGTGTACGCCGGCGTGCTGATCGGCTTCATCGGCTGGGGCGTTTGGAGCCACCACATGTTCACCTCGGGCATGGGGCCGATCGCCGACTCCTTCTTCGTGGCCACCACGATGATCATCGCGATCCCGACGGGCGTGAAGATCTTCAACTGGATGGCCACCATGTGGGGCGGGGCGATCCGCTTCACCACGGCGATGAACTTCGCCGTGGGGCTGGTGGCGCTCTTCACCGTGGGCGGTCTGTCGGGCGTGATGCACGCCTCGGCCCCGGTCGACCTGCAGCAGCACGACAGCTACTTCGTGGTGGCCCACTTCCACTACGTGATCGTGGGCGGGATCCTGCTGGGCATGTTCAGCGGGCTCTACTACTGGTTCCCGAAGGTGACGGGCCGCTACCTCAGCGAGAAGGCGGGTGCCTGGCACTTCTGGACCACCATGATCGGCTTCAACCTGACCTTCTTCCCGATGCACTTCTCGGGAATGTTCGGGATGCCGCGCCGCACCTGGACGTACCAGTCCGAGCTCGGGGTGCAGCTCTACAACCAGATGTCGACCGTGGGTGGGTTCATCCTGGGCATCAGCACCCTGATCATGCTCTACAACGTGCTGAAGAGCGCGAAGAGCGGGGCCCCGGCCGGATCCAACGCCTGGGGCGCGCCGAGCCTGGAGTGGTCGATCCCCTCGCCGCCGCACCACTACAACTTCCCGGCGCTGCCGGAGGTGCGGTCGCGCGAGCCGATGTGGCACGACGACGAGCGGGCCGCCATCGAGGCGGTGACGCTGGCCCATCCGGCGAAGGAGCCGGAGATGCCCGGGCCGTCGTTCTGGCCGATCGTGGTGGCCTCGGGCGTGACGGCCACCTGGGCGCTGGTCATGACCGGCGTCTGGTGGGTGCCGCTCATCGGGCTCGCCTACACCACCTTCGGGGTCTTCATGTGGGCCTTCGAAGATCCGTTCAAGCACCTCGAGTCGAGCCACTGA
- the coxB gene encoding cytochrome c oxidase subunit II produces the protein MKSLRTLLGTWVVALFAASCTFDGDRYPQSSVHPTSDFAEMIHGLYVDIFWWTLGILVVVWAVLAYILVRFRARPDQPIPKQIHGHMGLEIGWTVLPALIVVAITIPTIQAVFSTQTANLEESLVIDVIGHQYWWEFRYPDTGMVTANEVHIPVGQQVSFRLSSADVIHSFWVPMLGGKRDANPVRVRPEGLDPEYNWIHLTANETGTFWGQCAEFCGDSHSLMGFRVVVESPEEFDAWQAQLAEPVVAPEVAAAEGDSIATPVQVADVDPLVEEGRTIFHQQTCVACHAIQGTNAQGEIAPNLTLLGQRSSIAAGWLENTPENLERWITAPQDIKPGVLMPGVNVAGGNWPATNLTEDQVRAVAAYLYSLR, from the coding sequence ATGAAGTCCCTCCGCACGCTCCTGGGTACCTGGGTGGTGGCACTGTTCGCCGCGAGCTGCACCTTCGACGGCGATCGCTACCCGCAGTCCAGCGTACATCCGACGTCCGACTTCGCCGAGATGATCCACGGCCTGTACGTCGACATCTTCTGGTGGACGCTCGGGATTCTGGTCGTGGTGTGGGCTGTTCTGGCCTACATCCTCGTTCGCTTCCGCGCGCGTCCCGATCAGCCGATTCCCAAGCAGATCCACGGGCACATGGGTCTCGAGATCGGCTGGACGGTACTCCCCGCGCTGATCGTGGTCGCGATCACGATTCCGACGATCCAGGCGGTGTTCTCCACCCAGACCGCGAATCTGGAGGAGTCGCTGGTGATCGACGTGATCGGGCACCAGTACTGGTGGGAGTTCCGCTACCCGGACACCGGCATGGTCACCGCCAACGAGGTGCACATCCCGGTGGGGCAGCAGGTGAGCTTCCGCCTGTCGTCGGCCGACGTCATCCACTCGTTCTGGGTGCCGATGCTCGGCGGAAAGCGCGACGCCAACCCGGTGCGCGTGCGGCCCGAGGGACTGGATCCCGAGTACAACTGGATCCACCTGACCGCCAACGAGACGGGCACCTTCTGGGGGCAGTGCGCCGAGTTCTGCGGCGACTCGCACTCGCTGATGGGCTTCCGGGTGGTGGTGGAGAGCCCCGAGGAGTTCGACGCCTGGCAGGCCCAGCTGGCCGAGCCGGTCGTCGCGCCCGAGGTGGCCGCCGCGGAGGGCGACTCGATCGCGACCCCGGTTCAGGTGGCCGACGTCGACCCCCTCGTCGAAGAGGGTCGGACGATCTTCCATCAGCAGACCTGCGTGGCCTGCCATGCGATCCAGGGCACCAACGCCCAGGGTGAGATCGCTCCGAACCTGACGCTGCTGGGGCAGCGCTCGAGCATCGCCGCCGGCTGGCTCGAGAACACCCCCGAGAATCTGGAGCGCTGGATCACCGCGCCCCAGGACATCAAGCCCGGTGTCCTCATGCCGGGCGTGAATGTGGCGGGAGGGAACTGGCCCGCCACGAACCTGACCGAAGATCAGGTCCGGGCCGTGGCCGCCTACCTCTACAGCCTCCGCTGA
- a CDS encoding cytochrome c oxidase subunit 3 → MAEAAAVAHDDHHYTSTGLNSWKLGFWTLIGSECLFFGTLISTYMVYKGQSIVGPFSGDVFDIPLTTISTFVLLMSSLAMVLALDGVQRGNRKLSMAWLGVVIVLGATFLGFQVYEFNHFYHVGLGLDTNLLGSSFYVLTGFHGAHVFFGVVWLTTLFVMSARGKLPPSKALNVEIAGLYWHFVDVVWIVIFVLVYLIQ, encoded by the coding sequence ATGGCTGAAGCTGCCGCGGTGGCCCACGACGACCACCACTACACCTCGACCGGGCTGAACTCCTGGAAGCTGGGCTTCTGGACCCTGATCGGGTCGGAGTGCCTCTTCTTCGGGACGCTGATCTCCACGTACATGGTCTACAAGGGCCAGAGCATCGTGGGGCCGTTCAGCGGGGATGTCTTCGACATTCCCCTCACCACCATCAGCACCTTCGTGCTGCTCATGAGCTCCCTGGCGATGGTTCTCGCCCTCGACGGGGTGCAGCGGGGCAACCGAAAGCTGTCGATGGCGTGGCTGGGTGTCGTGATCGTGCTCGGGGCGACGTTCCTGGGCTTCCAGGTCTACGAGTTCAACCACTTCTATCATGTGGGACTCGGCCTCGACACCAATCTGCTCGGATCGTCGTTCTACGTGCTCACCGGATTCCACGGTGCGCACGTGTTCTTCGGTGTCGTCTGGCTGACCACCCTCTTCGTGATGTCGGCCCGGGGCAAGCTGCCCCCGTCCAAGGCGCTCAACGTCGAGATCGCCGGTCTGTACTGGCACTTCGTCGACGTCGTCTGGATCGTGATCTTCGTTCTCGTCTACCTGATCCAGTAA